Proteins from a single region of Butyrivibrio fibrisolvens:
- the glgX gene encoding glycogen debranching protein GlgX has protein sequence MQLIDSFPTQKIGDLEYRSGRIFPFGASIVDGGVNFSIFSKEAVSCTLVLYHHGQDKPFVEIPFPEEYRIGNVYSMMVFGLNIETIEYGYRFDGPYSPMDGLRFDKDKVLLDPYAKSVSGRSVWGRKDNGDKLKPLRGQIIREDYDWEGDKPLEIPEKDLVIYELHVRSFTRDDSSGVRHPGTFAGLTEKIPYLKELGVNCVELMPVFEFDEFENSREVGGRTLYNYWGYSTVCFFAPKAGFAASAPFGMEADELKHLIKKFHQNGIEVILDVVFNHTAEGNENGPYISYRGIDNRTYYLLTPDGWYYNFSGCGNTMNCNNPVTRDMVLDALRYWVSAYHVDGFRFDLASILSRDEAGAPMVYPPLLERIANDAVLGKSLLIAEAWDAGGLYQVGSFPAFGRFSEWNGKYRDCLRHFIKGSGESAPELYRRIRGSDDLYRFRGPRASINFVTCHDGFTLYDLVSYNEKHNEANGENNNDGCNDNESWNCGVEGDTKDPQIIDLRKRQMKNMLTILLTSRGIPMLLSGDEFANTQWGNNNAYCQDSEISYIIWSLFDKNKDLFEYVKNLVALRNEYPVIRENSFDLGNNGTGYPELSFHSAKPWQLDEGASNLCFSYMYAQDHARAGTKKDAFIYVAVNAYWEDVYYELPIIPQGMKWYLRLSSSGDVYSKGKEKTLGDQGSFMLGARSTLVLIAK, from the coding sequence ATGCAATTAATAGATTCTTTTCCCACCCAAAAGATCGGAGATCTTGAGTACAGGAGTGGACGTATATTCCCATTTGGAGCATCCATAGTAGATGGTGGAGTTAATTTTAGTATTTTTTCAAAGGAAGCAGTGTCCTGTACTTTGGTCTTATATCACCATGGTCAGGATAAACCCTTTGTTGAGATACCTTTTCCTGAGGAATACAGGATAGGTAATGTATATTCGATGATGGTTTTCGGACTTAATATCGAAACTATCGAGTATGGATACCGTTTTGACGGACCTTATAGCCCTATGGATGGACTTAGATTTGATAAAGATAAGGTTCTTCTTGATCCTTATGCCAAGTCCGTATCAGGTCGAAGTGTTTGGGGAAGGAAAGATAATGGGGATAAGCTAAAGCCCCTGCGTGGTCAGATAATACGCGAAGATTATGATTGGGAAGGGGACAAGCCCCTTGAGATTCCTGAAAAGGATCTTGTTATCTATGAACTTCATGTTAGGAGTTTTACCAGGGATGATTCAAGTGGGGTTAGGCATCCGGGGACTTTTGCCGGTCTTACGGAGAAAATCCCATACTTAAAAGAGCTGGGCGTTAACTGCGTAGAGCTGATGCCGGTATTTGAATTTGATGAATTTGAAAACTCAAGGGAAGTTGGTGGCAGGACTCTGTACAACTACTGGGGCTATTCAACAGTATGCTTTTTTGCCCCCAAAGCAGGTTTTGCTGCATCGGCGCCTTTTGGTATGGAAGCGGATGAACTAAAACACTTAATAAAGAAATTTCATCAAAATGGTATAGAAGTAATACTCGATGTTGTTTTTAATCATACAGCAGAGGGCAATGAAAATGGGCCTTATATCTCATATAGAGGTATAGATAACAGAACCTATTATCTGCTGACCCCGGATGGCTGGTATTACAATTTCAGTGGCTGTGGTAATACCATGAACTGTAATAATCCTGTTACCCGCGACATGGTTTTAGATGCCCTCAGATACTGGGTTTCTGCATATCATGTGGACGGTTTTAGATTCGATCTTGCATCCATTCTGTCAAGGGATGAAGCTGGCGCCCCTATGGTTTATCCGCCACTTCTTGAAAGGATAGCCAATGATGCCGTACTTGGTAAGAGTCTTCTTATAGCCGAAGCCTGGGATGCAGGTGGTTTATATCAGGTTGGAAGTTTTCCTGCATTTGGACGTTTTTCGGAATGGAATGGTAAATATCGCGACTGCTTAAGGCATTTTATTAAAGGAAGCGGAGAGTCAGCTCCTGAGCTTTACAGACGAATAAGAGGATCAGATGATTTATATCGCTTCAGAGGACCCAGAGCATCTATAAATTTTGTGACCTGCCATGACGGCTTTACTCTTTATGACCTTGTTTCGTACAATGAAAAGCATAATGAAGCCAATGGCGAGAACAATAATGACGGATGCAATGACAACGAAAGCTGGAACTGCGGTGTAGAAGGAGATACAAAGGATCCTCAAATTATTGATCTTAGAAAACGTCAGATGAAAAATATGTTGACGATCCTTCTGACAAGCAGGGGAATTCCTATGCTTCTGTCCGGAGATGAGTTTGCCAATACCCAGTGGGGTAATAATAATGCCTATTGTCAGGATAGTGAGATTTCATATATTATCTGGTCACTTTTTGATAAGAACAAGGACCTGTTTGAGTATGTGAAGAACCTTGTGGCACTTAGGAATGAGTACCCGGTTATAAGAGAAAATTCTTTTGATCTTGGAAATAATGGGACCGGCTATCCGGAACTTTCTTTCCATTCTGCCAAGCCATGGCAGCTTGATGAGGGCGCATCAAATCTGTGCTTTTCATATATGTATGCCCAGGATCATGCAAGGGCAGGAACTAAAAAAGATGCGTTTATATATGTTGCAGTTAATGCATATTGGGAAGATGTATACTACGAACTTCCAATAATTCCTCAGGGAATGAAATGGTATTTAAGACTAAGTAGTAGCGGAGATGTATATTCAAAAGGTAAAGAAAAGACTTTGGGTGATCAGGGCAGTTTTATGCTTGGCGCAAGGTCTACACTTGTACTGATTGCTAAATGA
- a CDS encoding NUDIX domain-containing protein, translated as MKKEYNCGFTNDNKWFRYRAAAIIVEGDSVLFAGNSIDDYYYLIGGGVHMGETAEDAVKREVFEKCGGAFS; from the coding sequence ATGAAAAAAGAATACAACTGCGGATTTACTAATGACAACAAATGGTTCAGATACAGGGCAGCAGCCATAATCGTAGAGGGAGACTCTGTCCTTTTTGCAGGTAATTCAATAGACGATTACTACTATTTAATCGGCGGTGGAGTACACATGGGCGAAACTGCAGAGGATGCTGTAAAGAGAGAAGTATTTGAAAAATGCGGCGGCGCATTCTCGTGA
- a CDS encoding MFS transporter, with protein sequence MGDVLNFKCPCCGAKLTFSGKTEEMTCEYCDASFSIEQAKAAQEAEEQDAASSSMTWTTTEQLLIQDENGKVKGYRCPSCSAEMVADDNTAATECPYCGNQAIIPESFSGLYKPDYVVPFSVDKESAKGKLKDFVKGKKLLPKSFTSGNRIENITGLYVPFWLYSCKADGTVTFEGVKKSTREDARYTYEKKDFYRVRRSGEMTFEKIPVDASSKMDATVMESLEPFDMTKAVKYDAAYFSGYLADRYDIAENDARPRANERVKNTFRDKMREQVSGYDTVDAKAENINLSDAKAEYAMLPVWMMTTKYEGTSYTFGINGQTGEMVGSLPVDKGLYWLRFVIGMAVSFAIILLLILFFGKSGITIKGAVIDLVISAIIGFIYVSILKGGMSNVQKSRAAARYMNDSSYKKGKAVDIFMYSKTEKKEKQKQ encoded by the coding sequence ATGGGAGATGTACTTAATTTTAAATGTCCATGTTGTGGCGCAAAACTTACTTTTAGCGGCAAGACTGAAGAGATGACCTGCGAATACTGCGATGCCAGTTTTTCCATAGAGCAGGCTAAGGCAGCTCAGGAAGCTGAGGAGCAGGACGCCGCATCATCAAGCATGACCTGGACTACAACAGAGCAGCTCCTTATACAGGATGAAAATGGTAAAGTAAAAGGCTACCGTTGTCCATCATGTAGCGCCGAGATGGTGGCTGATGATAACACAGCAGCTACAGAATGCCCATATTGCGGCAATCAGGCGATAATACCTGAGTCTTTCTCAGGACTCTATAAGCCGGATTATGTTGTGCCTTTTTCTGTTGATAAGGAAAGTGCCAAAGGAAAGCTTAAGGACTTTGTCAAAGGCAAAAAGCTACTGCCAAAATCATTTACATCAGGTAACAGGATCGAAAATATCACAGGACTTTATGTTCCCTTCTGGCTTTACAGCTGCAAGGCAGATGGTACTGTGACTTTTGAAGGTGTGAAGAAATCAACTAGAGAAGATGCCAGATACACATATGAGAAGAAGGATTTCTACAGAGTCAGAAGAAGCGGAGAGATGACCTTTGAGAAAATCCCGGTTGATGCTTCAAGCAAGATGGATGCCACTGTTATGGAATCTTTAGAGCCTTTTGACATGACTAAAGCTGTGAAGTATGATGCTGCCTATTTTAGCGGCTACCTTGCAGACAGATATGACATTGCCGAGAACGATGCCAGACCAAGAGCTAATGAGCGTGTAAAAAATACCTTCAGAGATAAGATGCGCGAGCAGGTATCAGGTTATGATACAGTTGATGCCAAAGCAGAAAATATAAATCTGTCTGATGCCAAAGCTGAATATGCCATGCTACCTGTATGGATGATGACCACCAAATATGAAGGCACCTCTTACACCTTCGGAATAAACGGACAGACAGGAGAAATGGTTGGAAGCCTTCCTGTAGATAAAGGTCTTTACTGGCTTAGATTCGTTATCGGCATGGCAGTTTCTTTTGCCATAATACTTCTTTTGATCCTCTTCTTTGGAAAAAGTGGCATAACAATAAAAGGAGCCGTTATCGATCTTGTGATATCAGCCATAATTGGATTTATTTATGTATCCATTTTAAAAGGCGGTATGAGCAATGTTCAAAAGAGCAGAGCTGCCGCAAGATACATGAATGATTCTTCATACAAAAAAGGTAAAGCTGTTGATATCTTTATGTATAGCAAGACTGAGAAGAAGGAAAAGCAAAAGCAGTAG
- the tnpA gene encoding IS200/IS605 family transposase: MDKIIYTTNISNLTYGRGYVYSLQYHIVWCTKYRKKVLLDGIDNEIKDYLNDLAKEYSFSIMAMEVMPDHIHILVDCKPQFFPSDMIKILKGNTARWLFMKHPELKKQLWGGHLWNPSYCIVTASDRSYDQVKQYIDSQKTR, encoded by the coding sequence ATGGACAAAATAATATATACTACTAATATATCTAATCTTACATATGGTAGAGGATATGTTTATTCTTTGCAGTATCACATAGTATGGTGTACCAAGTATAGAAAAAAGGTTCTTTTGGACGGGATAGATAACGAGATCAAAGATTATCTTAACGATCTTGCAAAGGAATATTCTTTTTCAATCATGGCTATGGAAGTCATGCCAGATCATATTCATATTCTTGTCGACTGCAAACCGCAGTTTTTCCCATCAGATATGATCAAGATATTAAAAGGGAATACCGCACGATGGTTGTTTATGAAACATCCTGAGTTAAAGAAACAGTTATGGGGGGGACATCTTTGGAATCCGTCCTATTGTATTGTTACGGCCAGTGACAGAAGCTATGATCAGGTGAAGCAGTACATAGATTCACAGAAAACGCGTTAA
- a CDS encoding transposase, protein MKIMSTYSVKIKEYNHIFKDTIRLYRRAVDFYIDVILNEWDSFLLCPNQNKVVSLAESYSVTSKKRPVVKYDFGMDFYKFPSYLRRAAIAEGYGKVCSYKSNLKNWEILDPRQRGEAPSLPKSGYIYPAMYRGNTFNRLDDLHAQLKVFYNNTWDWIAVALRKTDVDYIRKHCFLRKECVPTLQKRGKQWFLDFAFEEKVKLSDTDIFDQTILSVDLGINNACTCSVMCADGTVLGRRFLRLPREYDSQKRKTDRIKMAQRHGSQKVSKLWRLACGVNDDIAVKTAKFIVDTAVEYKADTIVFEHLDLNGRKRGSKKMRLHMWKARYVQSMVTDKAHRLGMRISRVNAWGTSRLAFDGSGKVLRGKESSKTKGNYSLCEFSTGKIYNCDLNATYNIGARYFIREIIKTFSATKRQRLLAKVPKAVYRSTCTLSTLISLDAELHAEA, encoded by the coding sequence ATGAAGATCATGTCAACTTATTCAGTAAAGATAAAAGAATACAATCATATATTTAAAGACACGATCAGACTCTATCGCAGAGCTGTAGACTTTTATATTGATGTAATCCTTAATGAATGGGACAGCTTTTTGTTATGCCCCAATCAGAATAAGGTTGTGAGTCTTGCTGAAAGCTATAGCGTAACATCAAAGAAAAGACCTGTCGTAAAGTATGATTTTGGTATGGATTTTTATAAATTTCCATCATACTTAAGAAGGGCAGCCATTGCGGAAGGCTATGGGAAAGTCTGTTCATATAAGTCAAATCTAAAAAACTGGGAGATCCTTGATCCTCGTCAAAGAGGAGAGGCACCATCATTACCAAAGTCAGGATACATATATCCAGCCATGTATAGAGGGAATACATTTAACAGACTTGATGATCTTCATGCACAGCTTAAGGTCTTTTATAACAATACCTGGGACTGGATCGCGGTAGCACTCCGTAAGACGGATGTTGACTATATCAGGAAACACTGCTTTTTGAGAAAAGAGTGTGTGCCGACATTGCAAAAGCGTGGCAAGCAGTGGTTTCTTGATTTTGCATTTGAGGAAAAAGTAAAACTTAGTGATACAGACATCTTTGATCAGACAATACTATCTGTAGACCTTGGAATAAATAATGCCTGTACATGCTCAGTAATGTGTGCGGATGGCACGGTCCTTGGAAGAAGGTTCCTTCGTCTTCCAAGAGAATACGACTCTCAAAAGCGCAAGACTGATCGCATCAAAATGGCACAGCGTCATGGTTCACAAAAAGTCTCCAAACTCTGGAGGCTTGCTTGTGGTGTCAATGATGACATAGCAGTCAAGACAGCAAAGTTCATTGTTGATACAGCAGTAGAATATAAGGCAGATACAATAGTTTTTGAGCATCTGGATCTTAATGGACGTAAACGGGGATCAAAGAAGATGAGACTTCATATGTGGAAAGCCCGCTATGTGCAGTCGATGGTAACTGACAAGGCACACAGACTTGGCATGCGAATATCAAGGGTGAACGCATGGGGAACATCAAGACTTGCATTCGATGGCTCAGGAAAAGTATTACGAGGAAAAGAATCATCTAAAACAAAAGGTAATTACAGTCTGTGTGAGTTCAGCACAGGAAAGATATATAACTGTGATCTGAATGCAACCTACAATATAGGAGCAAGATATTTTATACGTGAGATAATAAAGACCTTTTCGGCGACGAAAAGGCAGCGGCTTTTGGCTAAAGTTCCAAAGGCCGTGTATAGGAGCACATGCACGTTGTCTACGTTGATTAGTCTGGATGCAGAACTTCACGCTGAGGCGTGA
- a CDS encoding bifunctional UDP-sugar hydrolase/5'-nucleotidase produces the protein MKNLKKLTLLHSNDMHGDFLAEQVDQDLIGGVSLLSGYVSKVRHEEKNVLYAIAGDMFRGSVIDSEFHGISTIQIMNMLAPDIVTLGNHEVDYGVSHLLFLEKCAEFPIINANLHIKTNNARLFEPCKIIEIDGMKILFIGIITEVALMQCKMDKMIGTLVTLQDAAEEVGRICDTYNALDIDFTVLLTHIGFEEDQMLAAMLDPAWGVDVIIGGHSHTFIEEPAVVNGIPIVQAGTGTDQIGRFDIMIDTDNNCIDSYTWKPIPINERTCPKDPGIEEIINNYKTSTDAKYGRIITKFVRELTHPTRIEETELGDLYADALRETLGLDIMLLGSGSIRTEKLGPVVTKKDFDENFPYNDGVFVTYWTGKQLKQGLLRMLRDEALAGEHTEFYQLSEGLEVEYDQKSHSFLKFNFNGEPIDDNKIYSVGLEQFHYTNTKDSFDLEVADLDKNRTSRQICTSCAGVLEELLQKGQHQDAMGKGRLIIHLEDGTTKGV, from the coding sequence ATGAAAAACTTGAAAAAGTTGACACTGTTACACTCAAATGACATGCACGGTGATTTCCTTGCCGAGCAGGTAGATCAGGATCTTATAGGAGGCGTATCCCTCCTTTCCGGCTATGTGAGCAAAGTTCGCCATGAAGAGAAAAACGTCCTGTATGCAATCGCAGGAGATATGTTCAGGGGATCTGTTATCGACTCTGAGTTCCACGGAATCTCAACAATTCAGATCATGAATATGCTTGCCCCTGACATTGTAACCCTTGGCAATCATGAGGTTGACTATGGCGTCTCACATCTTCTTTTCCTGGAAAAATGCGCCGAGTTCCCGATAATCAATGCCAATCTCCATATCAAAACCAATAATGCAAGACTCTTCGAACCCTGTAAGATCATAGAGATAGACGGGATGAAGATTCTTTTCATAGGAATCATCACAGAGGTAGCCCTCATGCAGTGCAAGATGGATAAGATGATAGGAACTCTTGTAACACTGCAGGATGCAGCTGAAGAAGTTGGAAGGATCTGTGATACATATAATGCTTTGGATATTGATTTTACAGTGCTCCTGACACATATAGGTTTTGAAGAAGACCAAATGCTCGCTGCAATGCTTGACCCTGCGTGGGGCGTTGATGTGATAATCGGTGGGCATTCCCATACCTTCATTGAAGAACCTGCTGTTGTCAACGGCATACCGATCGTGCAGGCAGGCACAGGTACGGATCAGATCGGGCGCTTTGATATTATGATCGATACAGACAATAACTGCATCGACAGCTATACCTGGAAACCGATTCCCATAAATGAAAGAACGTGTCCTAAGGATCCTGGCATCGAGGAAATAATAAATAACTATAAGACAAGTACTGATGCAAAATACGGAAGGATTATCACCAAATTCGTTAGAGAGCTTACTCATCCTACACGTATAGAAGAGACCGAGCTTGGCGATCTGTATGCAGATGCACTGCGCGAGACCTTGGGACTTGATATCATGCTCCTTGGCTCAGGCTCTATCCGGACAGAGAAGCTTGGACCTGTAGTTACCAAAAAAGACTTTGATGAAAACTTCCCCTATAATGACGGAGTATTTGTAACCTACTGGACAGGTAAGCAGCTAAAACAGGGACTTCTCAGGATGCTAAGAGATGAAGCTCTTGCGGGAGAGCATACAGAGTTTTATCAATTGTCTGAAGGCCTTGAAGTCGAGTATGATCAGAAATCGCATTCTTTCCTAAAATTCAACTTTAATGGTGAGCCTATTGATGACAATAAAATATATTCTGTAGGACTTGAACAGTTCCACTATACCAATACGAAAGATTCATTCGATTTAGAAGTGGCAGATCTTGATAAGAACAGAACGTCAAGACAGATATGTACATCCTGTGCAGGTGTTCTTGAAGAGCTTTTACAAAAGGGTCAGCATCAGGATGCTATGGGTAAGGGTAGACTCATTATCCATCTTGAAGATGGAACAACGAAGGGAGTATGA
- a CDS encoding CHY zinc finger protein has product MGEVNPRIIYGINTDKDGRCVHYHSDVDVIANKCAKCQKFYACYKCHDELEDHPFEPVDSDEEATAMCGVCGKLYSYKEYSCLSKCTECSHGFNPRCSLHKSVYVK; this is encoded by the coding sequence ATGGGAGAAGTAAACCCGAGAATTATTTATGGAATAAATACGGATAAAGACGGGCGCTGCGTTCATTATCACAGTGACGTTGATGTAATAGCCAATAAATGTGCTAAATGCCAAAAATTCTATGCTTGCTACAAGTGCCACGATGAATTAGAGGATCATCCATTTGAGCCTGTAGATTCAGATGAAGAGGCAACAGCAATGTGCGGTGTATGTGGTAAATTGTATAGTTATAAAGAATATTCATGTTTATCAAAATGCACAGAATGTTCACATGGATTTAATCCTAGATGTTCTCTTCACAAATCGGTTTATGTAAAATGA
- a CDS encoding tyrosine-protein phosphatase, whose protein sequence is MASSEKELAALKEGKGLITCYDTSRDNMPYSLLETTLNTRDLGGYRIDGTDRLTKYGRVIRSDVANYPSEKDIKFLKDNGITTIIDMRNSEEKERKPHGLANLEGFDYHDIPIEEGSGIPESVEAVPDSYYKIAHSENLAKVFKTIASAKTNVMFNCSAGKDRSGVTSALLLWLCGVRKSDIVYDYMRTKLNNEERFKMIHENFPDIDMNIVIPNENNMYRFFELIEESHGTVQALFEAIGIDAELQAKIVAKMCK, encoded by the coding sequence ATGGCATCAAGTGAAAAAGAACTTGCAGCTCTCAAAGAAGGTAAGGGCTTAATAACTTGTTACGACACATCCCGGGATAATATGCCTTATTCACTTCTCGAGACTACCCTTAACACAAGAGACCTTGGCGGCTACAGGATCGATGGCACAGACAGACTCACGAAGTATGGCCGTGTGATAAGAAGTGACGTTGCCAATTACCCTTCGGAAAAAGATATTAAGTTCCTGAAAGACAATGGCATCACCACCATTATCGATATGAGGAACAGCGAAGAAAAGGAACGCAAACCTCACGGCCTTGCGAATCTGGAAGGCTTTGATTATCATGATATCCCAATCGAAGAAGGAAGCGGTATCCCGGAAAGTGTAGAGGCTGTGCCGGATAGCTACTACAAGATCGCTCATTCTGAGAACCTTGCAAAGGTATTTAAGACTATCGCAAGTGCCAAAACAAATGTAATGTTCAACTGCAGCGCCGGAAAAGACAGATCAGGCGTGACATCAGCACTTTTATTATGGCTGTGTGGAGTCAGGAAAAGCGATATCGTCTATGACTATATGAGAACTAAGCTCAATAACGAAGAGCGATTCAAGATGATTCACGAAAACTTTCCTGATATCGACATGAACATCGTCATACCTAACGAGAACAATATGTACAGATTCTTCGAGCTTATCGAAGAAAGCCATGGTACAGTTCAGGCTCTTTTTGAGGCAATAGGAATTGATGCAGAGCTTCAGGCTAAGATAGTTGCTAAGATGTGTAAATAG
- a CDS encoding AAA family ATPase yields MFSNPFSPIFGGKPDVFFGRDRILGLFDLAMVDSGSDERAIFITGTRGCGKTALLEQLSIRASKKNRRVIDLGPENTIEQLMHELSGYDEVTNTISPQASVSVLGIGGGISGGSVSKTKRIGRELLQPILLDACAKSKQGLLVTVDEIQKVPIEDVSSLCNAFQMASRKGYDIMLAVAGLPYAYGNITRHEGCTYLRRASHEEIGLFTWDEAEDALKKVFSGIKGLQIDNTFLNRINESSFGHPYIMQLLGYHLILQVNNHNPDKKHTVTEDELLEAEKNALFAYEQRALVPLFEELPENEKQYLIKMSLCMRDDRLSSTSEIAKALGVSQSKLSRNRAYLIDHGIIAAAERGKVMFCIPYLSDFVKKDRGVTKTIDVVRQRRV; encoded by the coding sequence ATGTTTTCTAATCCATTTTCACCTATTTTTGGTGGCAAACCGGATGTGTTTTTTGGTCGAGACAGAATCCTTGGTCTTTTTGACCTTGCCATGGTCGATTCTGGAAGCGATGAGCGAGCGATATTTATAACTGGAACACGAGGTTGTGGTAAGACTGCTTTATTAGAGCAATTATCTATAAGAGCTAGTAAGAAAAACAGAAGAGTCATAGATCTTGGTCCGGAAAATACTATTGAGCAACTGATGCATGAATTAAGCGGGTACGATGAGGTGACCAATACTATTAGTCCTCAGGCTAGTGTCAGCGTGCTTGGAATTGGCGGTGGAATCAGCGGAGGATCTGTCTCTAAAACTAAGCGTATTGGCAGAGAACTTCTTCAGCCTATTCTTCTGGATGCATGTGCTAAGTCCAAACAAGGTTTACTTGTTACAGTGGATGAAATTCAAAAGGTTCCAATTGAAGATGTCTCATCTCTTTGTAATGCCTTTCAGATGGCTTCACGAAAAGGATATGATATCATGCTTGCGGTTGCAGGCCTTCCTTACGCATATGGAAATATTACGAGGCATGAAGGCTGTACGTATCTTAGACGCGCATCACATGAAGAAATCGGATTATTTACCTGGGATGAGGCTGAAGATGCCCTTAAAAAAGTGTTCTCAGGTATCAAAGGACTACAGATAGATAATACCTTTTTGAATAGAATTAACGAGAGCAGTTTTGGACACCCATATATTATGCAACTTCTTGGTTATCACCTGATCTTGCAGGTCAATAATCATAACCCGGATAAAAAGCATACTGTAACTGAAGATGAGCTGTTGGAAGCTGAGAAGAATGCGCTATTTGCATATGAACAGAGAGCACTTGTTCCTCTTTTTGAAGAGCTTCCGGAAAATGAGAAACAATACCTGATAAAAATGTCTTTGTGCATGAGGGATGATCGTCTTAGCTCAACGTCTGAAATAGCAAAAGCTTTGGGAGTATCTCAAAGTAAACTTAGCAGAAACAGGGCGTATCTTATTGATCACGGTATTATTGCTGCTGCAGAGCGCGGTAAAGTCATGTTTTGCATTCCATACCTTTCTGACTTTGTAAAAAAAGATAGAGGCGTAACCAAAACGATAGATGTTGTTAGACAACGAAGGGTTTAA
- a CDS encoding IS110 family transposase — protein sequence MNFTQNDRLKQVTANTLIVGVDVGSQTHFCRAFDWRGFELSRRVFKFSNDRMGFLTFLRWTEELMNKTEMKKVIVGCEPTGCYWLTFQKFLQDHDVKLVTVNPFTVNRSKELDDNSPEKSDLKDPKTIAMLVKEGRYSTSYLPEGVYAEIREASVCRDQIMKQHVRLSNQIQGWLQKFFPEYLDCYSDWDSTSGLMLLKSAPLPQDILKIGAGGINQIWRDAKVRAAGLKRAQTLVEAAQESVGLEAGEAARLEIWVLVNDYILKAEQLKRLDEYLEEKVKEVPNVEKLLAIKGVGMSTVIGFIAEVGDIGRFTDPKQIQKLAGLEIVKKSSGKKKGQPRISKRGRRKLRRTMYESARALMNWNPAFQDVFLYYRNRTRNPLGGMQAKIAVACKAIRVFYVILQTGCDFDEEKFRRDIIRPEAA from the coding sequence ATGAATTTTACACAGAATGACAGACTTAAGCAAGTTACGGCAAATACATTGATTGTTGGGGTTGATGTTGGATCACAGACACATTTCTGTAGAGCGTTTGACTGGAGGGGATTTGAGCTATCCAGAAGAGTGTTTAAGTTTAGTAACGACCGAATGGGATTCCTTACATTCCTTCGATGGACTGAGGAACTCATGAATAAGACCGAAATGAAGAAGGTTATTGTTGGCTGCGAGCCTACTGGTTGCTACTGGCTTACGTTTCAGAAGTTTTTACAGGATCATGATGTAAAGCTTGTAACAGTAAATCCATTTACTGTAAATAGAAGCAAAGAACTGGATGATAACAGCCCAGAAAAGAGTGATCTAAAGGATCCTAAAACAATTGCTATGTTGGTTAAAGAAGGAAGATATTCAACTTCTTATCTGCCGGAAGGAGTATATGCGGAGATTAGAGAAGCCTCTGTGTGTAGAGACCAGATCATGAAGCAGCATGTGCGTCTGTCTAATCAGATACAGGGATGGTTGCAAAAATTCTTTCCTGAGTATCTGGATTGTTATTCCGATTGGGATTCAACAAGTGGACTTATGCTTTTAAAGAGTGCACCACTTCCACAGGATATCCTAAAAATTGGGGCAGGTGGAATCAATCAGATATGGCGTGATGCAAAGGTACGTGCAGCAGGGCTAAAGAGGGCTCAGACCCTGGTAGAAGCTGCACAGGAAAGTGTAGGTTTAGAAGCTGGTGAGGCTGCAAGACTCGAGATTTGGGTTCTTGTGAATGACTATATACTGAAGGCAGAACAGCTCAAAAGACTTGATGAATACCTGGAGGAAAAAGTAAAAGAAGTACCGAATGTGGAGAAACTGCTCGCCATTAAAGGAGTAGGGATGAGTACTGTGATTGGCTTTATAGCAGAGGTTGGTGATATCGGACGTTTCACTGACCCAAAGCAGATACAGAAGCTTGCAGGGCTAGAGATAGTCAAAAAGAGTTCTGGAAAGAAAAAAGGGCAGCCAAGAATCAGTAAGAGGGGCAGAAGAAAGTTACGTAGAACAATGTATGAATCGGCTCGTGCACTGATGAACTGGAATCCTGCATTTCAAGATGTATTCCTTTATTACAGGAACAGAACAAGAAATCCTCTTGGAGGAATGCAGGCAAAGATAGCAGTTGCATGTAAGGCTATCAGAGTGTTCTATGTAATACTACAGACAGGTTGTGACTTTGATGAAGAAAAGTTCCGAAGGGACATCATCAGACCGGAAGCAGCCTAA